In Candidatus Binatia bacterium, the genomic stretch GCGGCGCCCGCGGGCGACGCGATCGAAAGCGCCGCCACGGCGCAGGCCGCGATCCCCGCAGCCGCGAACCTCATTCTCGGTCTCATGGCCACCCTCCTGAACCGGTCCGAACGCTGGAACTCCGCATTCTCTTTACGGATCGGCCCTCCGGAAGGTTCCGCTCTCACGCGCCGAAGCGCACTTCACGAAGCCACGTTCAGACGCTGAAGCGGATATTCACCACGTCGCCGTCACGGACTCTATAGTCTCGCCCCTCGGTCCGCAAGAGGCCCTGCTCCCGTGCTTTAGGCATCCCGCCCGACTTCGCCAGGTCGTCGTAGGCGATCACTTCGGCCCGGATGAATCCGCGCTCCAGGTCGCTGTGGATGGCGCCCGCCGCCTCGGGGGCCAGGGAGCCGTCCCGCACCGTCCAGGCCCGGACCTCGTCCGGGCCCACGGTGAAGAAGGAGATGAGGCCGAGCGTGGCGTAGGAGAGGCGGATCATCCGCGTCAGTCCCGGCTCCTGGATGCCCAGCACCGACATGAACTCCCGGGCGTCCTCGTCGGAGAGCTGGACCAGCTCCGCCTCGGTCTTGGCGGAGAGGGCGATCACGGGCGTCGCCTCGGCGCCGAAGCGCGCGGCGACCGGTGCGACCAGCGCGGCTTCCCCATTCTTCAGGCTCGCATCGTCCGCGTTCACGACGACGATCCAGGGGCGCATGCTCAGAAGCTGGAAGCCGCGGAGCGCGCGCTCCCCCGCCTTGGAGAGCCCGGCCATGCGCGCGGGGCGCTCGCTCTCGAGCGCCGCGCGCACCGCTTTCAGCGCGTCGTATTCGTTCGGATCCTCGGGCTTCTTCCCCACCTTGACCGCCTTCTCGATCCGCTCCAGCCGGCGCTCCACGAGCGCCAGGTCCTCGAGGATCAGCTCGCTCAGGAGCCAGCCCGCGTCGCGCGCGGGATCCACGCTTCCCTGGAAGTGGGGGACGGCCGGATCGTCGAAGGCTCGGAGGACCAGCACGAAGGCATCCACGTCGCGCAGGGCCGCGAGCGCCGCCAGCGCCCCGCGCTCGGCGCGCCCCGTCTCGAGCGGAGGCGCGTCCACGTAGTCCACCTTGGCCGGGGTGAACTTCTTCGGCTGGTACATCTCACGAAGGTGCTCGAGGCGGGCATCCGGCACGCGGACCGAGCCCAGGTGCACCGTCTCGCCGCGCGCGGACCCGGCCTGGGCCTGCCCGCGCGTGAGCGCGGCAAAGAGCGTGGTCTTCCCGCTCTGGGGCGGACCCAGGATTCCGAGCTTCATGGGTTCAGGATGGGGGTGGCGTCCCGGCGGGGATCGGCCGGGTCAGGCGCCTTCGCCGTGCTGGATCTTGACGCTCAGCGTGTCGGCCTGCTCCTTGGCCCACGCCGCGTCCTCGTCCGTCGGGAAGCGCTTCGCGTAGTCGAGGTAGATCGTCCGGGCCTGGGCCAGCTTCATGTCGCGGCGCAGCGCGCCGGCCTTCTCCAAGATCGCGGACTTGTACATGTCGGAGTGCGGATAGCGGTCGATGATCATCTGCGCGTACTTCGCGTCCTGCGCGTAGTCCTTCTCCTTGCGGCTCATGCGCGCGAGCGTGTAGAGGGCGTCGTCGACCAGCTCCGACTTGTTCTGCGGGTCCATCGTCAGAAGCTTCAAATAGCGCCGGCGGGCCTCGTCGTTCAGCCCGTGATAGAAGTAGCGCTCCGCCAGCCGG encodes the following:
- the ychF gene encoding redox-regulated ATPase YchF encodes the protein MKLGILGPPQSGKTTLFAALTRGQAQAGSARGETVHLGSVRVPDARLEHLREMYQPKKFTPAKVDYVDAPPLETGRAERGALAALAALRDVDAFVLVLRAFDDPAVPHFQGSVDPARDAGWLLSELILEDLALVERRLERIEKAVKVGKKPEDPNEYDALKAVRAALESERPARMAGLSKAGERALRGFQLLSMRPWIVVVNADDASLKNGEAALVAPVAARFGAEATPVIALSAKTEAELVQLSDEDAREFMSVLGIQEPGLTRMIRLSYATLGLISFFTVGPDEVRAWTVRDGSLAPEAAGAIHSDLERGFIRAEVIAYDDLAKSGGMPKAREQGLLRTEGRDYRVRDGDVVNIRFSV
- a CDS encoding thioredoxin domain-containing protein; protein product: MEESTYTDPRFIQYSKRFTMVKLNAEKDTVTAAHYRVKSYPTIMVLKKDGSEIDRVVGYYQPRPFMDQVEDYLAGRNTLASYAAMEPDSGKDPGYMGRLAERYFYHGLNDEARRRYLKLLTMDPQNKSELVDDALYTLARMSRKEKDYAQDAKYAQMIIDRYPHSDMYKSAILEKAGALRRDMKLAQARTIYLDYAKRFPTDEDAAWAKEQADTLSVKIQHGEGA